A single Harpia harpyja isolate bHarHar1 chromosome 6, bHarHar1 primary haplotype, whole genome shotgun sequence DNA region contains:
- the CCDC134 gene encoding coiled-coil domain-containing protein 134 isoform X1 → MDFLFICPILLALLLSRGSFADLEKQRVDSGLEIYKKLFEVKRKDQMNALKNLIELNDINQQYKIIDIMLKGLFKVLEDSRAVLIAADVPPDGPFPQDEKIKDAYSHVVENTAFFGDVVLRFPKIVHHYFDRNSNWNSLIRWGIGFCNLTGVFEQGPHSQVLGLMAQELGISEKSPDYRNPFKTDHSEFFPSADTFQKALREEEKRRKKEEKRKEIRKGPRISRSQSEL, encoded by the exons ATGGATTTTCTCTTCATCTGCCCCATTCTGCTGGCGCTGCTGCTGTCCCGGGGCAGCTTCGCAGACCTGGAAAAACAGAGGGTGGACTCCGGCTTGGAAATCT ATAAGAAGCTGTTTGAGGTGAAGCGCAAGGACCAGATGAACGCGCTGAAGAACCTGATCGAGCTCAATGACATCAACCAGCAGTACAAAATCATCGACATCATGCTCAAGGGACTCTTCAAA GTGCTGGAGGACTCCCGTGCTGTGCTCATCGCTGCCGACGTGCCTCCAGACGGGCCTTTCCCTCAGGACGAGAAGATAAAGGATG CATACTCCCACGTGGTGGAGAACACCGCCTTCTTCGGGGACGTCGTCCTGCGCTTCCCCAAGATCGTGCACCACTACTTCGACCGCAACTCCAACTGGAACAGCCTCATCCGCTGGGGCATCGGCTTCTGCAACCTGACGGGCGTGTTCGAGCAGGGACCCCACTCCCAGGTCCTGGGGCTG ATGGCTCAGGAGCTGGGAATCAGCGAGAAATCACCCGATTACCGCAATCCCTTTAAAACGGACCACTCCGAG TTTTTCCCCAGTGCTGACACCTTTCAGAAGGCGCTGCGGGAGGAGGAGAAgcggaggaagaaggaggagaagcgGAAGGAGATCCGCAAGGGCCCGCGCATCTCCCGCTCGCAGTCGGAGCTGTAG
- the CCDC134 gene encoding coiled-coil domain-containing protein 134 isoform X2: MDFLFICPILLALLLSRGSFADLEKQRVDSGLEIYKKLFEVKRKDQMNALKNLIELNDINQQYKIIDIMLKGLFKVLEDSRAVLIAADVPPDGPFPQDEKIKDAYSHVVENTAFFGDVVLRFPKIVHHYFDRNSNWNSLIRWGIGFCNLTGVFEQGPHSQMAQELGISEKSPDYRNPFKTDHSEFFPSADTFQKALREEEKRRKKEEKRKEIRKGPRISRSQSEL, from the exons ATGGATTTTCTCTTCATCTGCCCCATTCTGCTGGCGCTGCTGCTGTCCCGGGGCAGCTTCGCAGACCTGGAAAAACAGAGGGTGGACTCCGGCTTGGAAATCT ATAAGAAGCTGTTTGAGGTGAAGCGCAAGGACCAGATGAACGCGCTGAAGAACCTGATCGAGCTCAATGACATCAACCAGCAGTACAAAATCATCGACATCATGCTCAAGGGACTCTTCAAA GTGCTGGAGGACTCCCGTGCTGTGCTCATCGCTGCCGACGTGCCTCCAGACGGGCCTTTCCCTCAGGACGAGAAGATAAAGGATG CATACTCCCACGTGGTGGAGAACACCGCCTTCTTCGGGGACGTCGTCCTGCGCTTCCCCAAGATCGTGCACCACTACTTCGACCGCAACTCCAACTGGAACAGCCTCATCCGCTGGGGCATCGGCTTCTGCAACCTGACGGGCGTGTTCGAGCAGGGACCCCACTCCCAG ATGGCTCAGGAGCTGGGAATCAGCGAGAAATCACCCGATTACCGCAATCCCTTTAAAACGGACCACTCCGAG TTTTTCCCCAGTGCTGACACCTTTCAGAAGGCGCTGCGGGAGGAGGAGAAgcggaggaagaaggaggagaagcgGAAGGAGATCCGCAAGGGCCCGCGCATCTCCCGCTCGCAGTCGGAGCTGTAG
- the SREBF2 gene encoding sterol regulatory element-binding protein 2 → MEGGELGVENMESLTELGDELTLGDIDEMLQFVSNQAGDFPDLFSDHLCGTFQGSGSGGGSCGTLEPQLQRPYGQAQLQPFPPPPASPQLQSLPVKGAQAALPAPPRSAPLLQPRPPLQPQLQQQAVMITPTFSSAPQTRIIQQPVIYQNAATSFQVLQPQVQSLVTSSQVQPVTIQQQVQTVQAQRVLTQAANGTIQTLTPATVQTVAAPQVQQVPVLVQPQIIKTDSLVLTTLKTDGNPVMAAVQNPALTALAAPIQTTALQTLVGSNGTILTTMPVMVGQEKVPIKQVPGGVKQPEPPKEGERRTTHNIIEKRYRSSINDKIIELKDLVMGTDAKMHKSGVLRKAIDYIKYLQQANHKLRQENMVLKLANQKNKLLKGIDLSSLVDNDVDLKIDDFNQNVLLMSPPASDSGSQAGFSPYSIDSEPGSPLLDDAKVKDEPDSPPVALGMVDRSRILLCALTFLCLSFNPLTSLLDARGTPESDSLVRHGSGRNVLTIESDVGSWFGWMMPTLILWLVNGVIVLSVFVKLLVHGEPVTRLHSRSSVTFWRHRKQADLDLARGDFAAAASNLQTCLSVLGRALPASRLDLACSLSWNVIRYSLQKLALVRWLLKRTSHQWRAREATAGFEDEAKTSARDAALAYHKLHQLHITGKLPSSSAYSGLHMALCAVNLAECAEEKIPPSTMAEIHLTAAVGLKTRCGGKLGFLASYFLSQAQSLCSSERSAIPDSLRWLCHPLGQKFFVERSWTVKSAAKESLYCTQRNPADPIAQVHQAFCENLLERAVDSLVKPQTRKEIVGQEEEEPCEFSGAMEYLKLLNSFLDSMGSGAPPFASNSVLKSALGPDVVCRWWSAAVAMAIGWLRGDDTAVRSHFAEVERMPKSLEMSENALVKATFYVCKAMQASLSGKADGQQSSLGHCERASSHLWNSLNMSSGVSSTVLSNMIQLLACDLLLSLRTSLWQKQANASQTLGETYHASAPELTGFQRDLGSLRKLAHGFRPAYRKVFLHEATVRLMAGASPTRTHQLLEHSLRRRTPQSSKQGELDTLPGQRERATAILLACRHLPLSFLSSPGQRAVLLAEAARTLEKVGDKRSCNDCQQMIVKLSGGTAIAAS, encoded by the exons ATGGAGGGCGGCGAGCTGGGCGTGGAGAACATGGAGAGCCTGACCGAGCTGGGCGACGAGCTCACACTGGGCGACATCGACG AGATGCTGCAGTTCGTCAGTAACCAGGCGGGAGACTTTCCGGATCTGTTTTCGGATCACCTGTGTGGCACCTTCCAGGGCAGCGGCAGCGGTGGCGGCAGCTGTGGGACCCTGGAGCCGCAGTTGCAGCGGCCGTACGGCCAGGCGCAGCTCCAGCCcttcccgccgccccccgcctccccccagcTCCAGAGCCTGCCGGTCAAAGGGGCGCAGGCAGCACTGCCGGCCCCTCCGCGGTCGGCCCCGCTCCTTcagccccggcccccgctccAGCCGCAGCTCCAGCAGCAGGCCGTGATGATTACGCCGACGTTCAGCTCTGCTCCCCAGACCAGGATCATCCAGCAGCCGGTGATCTACCAGAACGCAGCCACGAGCTTCCAAG ttctcCAGCCTCAAGTCCAGAGCCTGGTGACGTCCTCACAGGTTCAGCCGGTTACCATCCAGCAGCAAGTGCAGACTGTGCAGGCCCAGCGAGTGCTGACGCAGGCTGCCAACGGCACCATCCAGACATTAACGCCAGCCACGGTCCAGACGGTTGCTGCACCACAGGTCCAGCAAGTTCCG GTTCTGGTCCAACCTCAGATCATAAAAACGGACTCCCTTGTCTTGACAACCCTGAAAACGGACGGTAATCCTGTTATGGCCGCAGTACAGAACCCAGCGCTGACAGCACTCGCTGCTCCCATTCAGACCACAGCTCTGCAG ACCCTTGTTGGGAGCAATGGGACCATTTTGACCACAATGCCAGTGATGGTGGGACAAGAAAAGGTGCCTATCAAACAAGTTCCTGGGGGTGTCAAGCAACCAGAACCACCTaaagaaggagagaggagaacaacTCACAACATCATTGAAAAGCGTTACCGGTCATCCATAAATGACAAGATCATTGAGCTGAAGGACCTTGTCATGGGGACAGATGCCAAG ATGCACAAGTCTGGAGTCCTGAGGAAAGCCATTGATTACATTAAATACCTGCAGCAGGCCAACCATAAGCTGAGGCAGGAGAACATGGTTCTGAAGCTGGCTAACCAAAAAAACA AGCTGTTGAAGGGCATTGACCTAAGCAGTCTGGTTGACAACGATGTGGATCTGAAGATAGATGACTTCAACCAGAACGTGCTGCTGATGTCTCCTCCAGCCTCTGACTCAGGATCCCAGGCTGGCTTCTCTCCCTATTCCATTGATTCAGAGCCAGGAAGCCCACTCCTTGATGATGCAAAG GTTAAAGACGAGCCTGACTCTCCTCCCGTGGCCCTTGGTATGGTGGATCGCTCTCGAATACTCCTCTGTGCTCTCACGttcctttgcctttccttcaATCCTCTGACATCTCTCCTGGATGCCCGAGGAACGCCGGAGTCTGACAGCCTGGTGCGCCACGGCTCTGGCAGGAACGTGCTGACCATTGAGTCAG ATGTGGGTAGCTGGTTCGGCTGGATGATGCCCACGCTGATCCTGTGGCTCGTGAATGGAGTGATTGTACTGAGCGTGTTCGTAAAGCTCCTTGTGCATGGAGAGCCAGTGACCCGGCTGCACTCAAGGTCATCGGTCACGTTCTGGAGGCATCGCAAGCAAGCGGACCTGGATTTGGCACGG GGGGATTTTGCTGCAGCTGCGTCAAACCTGCAGACTTGCCTGTCGGTACTTGGCCGAGCGCTGCCGGCTTCCCGCCTGGACTTGGCCTGCAGCCTGTCCTGGAACGTGATCCGCTATAGCCTGCAGAAGCTGGCGCTGGTGCGGTGGCTGCTGAAGAGGACTTCTCACCAGTGGCGGGCAAGGGAGGCCACTGCAGGCTTCGAGGACGAGGCCAAGACCAGCGCTCGGGATGCAGCTCTAGCATATCATAAGCTCCATCAGCTCCACATAACAG GTAAACTTCCCTCCAGCTCAGCTTACTCGGGCTTGCACATGGCCCTGTGTGCGGTGAATCTGGCCGAGTGCGCGGAAGAAAAGATCCCACCCAGCACAATGGCAGAAATCCACCTGACGGCTGCGGTTGGATTGAAAACCCGCTGTGGAGGCAAGCTTGGCTTCCTAGCG AGCTACTTTCTAAGCCAGGCTCAAAGCCTGTGCAGCTCGGAGCGGAGTGCCATTCCTGACTCGTTGCGTTGGCTGTGCCACCCCCTGGGACAGAAGTTTTTTGTGGAGCGAAGCTGGACGGTGAAGTCTGCTGCGAAGGAGAGCCTGTACTGCACCCAAAGAAACCCCG cGGATCCTATTGCACAAGTTCATCAGGCGTTTTGTGAGAACCTGCTAGAGCGAGCAGTGGATTCACTCGTGAAGCCTCAGACCAGGAAAGAGATAGTGggacaagaggaggaggagccaTG CGAGTTCTCTGGTGCCATGGAGTACCTGAAATTGCTCAACTCTTTCTTGGACTCAATGGGGAGCGGAGCCCCACCCTTTGCCAGCAATTCTGTACTCAAGTCCGCCCTGG GCCCTGATGTGGTATGCAGATGGTGGTCAGCAGCGGTGGCTATGGCGATCGGTTGGCTCAGAGGGGACGACACGGCTGTGAGGTCACATTTTGCAGAAGTGGAGCGCATGCCAAAATCCCTGGAGATGTCAGA gaaTGCCCTAGTGAAAGCCACCTTCTACGTCTGTAAAGCCATGCAGGCCTCACTGTCCGGGAAGGCAGATGGACAGCAGAGCTCCCTGGGTCACTGTGAGAGGGCCAGCAGTCACTTATGGAACAGCCTCAACATGAGCAGCGGTGTCTCCAGCACTGTCCTCAGCAAT ATGATCCAGCTGCTGGCCTGTGACTTGCTGCTCTCTCTCCGCACCAGCCTGTGGCAGAAGCAGGCGAATGCCAGCCAGACCCTGGGTGAGACCTACCACGCCTCGGCCCCCGAGCTGACGGGCTTCCAGCGAGACCTCGGCAGCCTGCGCAAGCTGGCCCATGGCTTCAGGCCCGCCTATCGCAAG GTCTTCCTCCACGAGGCCACCGTGCGCCTGATGGCGGGTGCCAGCCCTACCCGCACCCACCAGCTGCTGGAGCACAGCTTGAGGCGACGCACCCCCCAGAGCAGCAAGCAAG GTGAACTGGACACCCTGCCGGGCCAGAGGGAGCGAGCCACAGCCATCCTGTTGGCCTGCCGCcatctccccctctccttcctctcctccccggGCCAGCGAGCGGTGCTGCTGGCTGAGGCCGCCCGCACCTTGGAGAAGGTGGGGGACAAGCGCTCCTGCAACGACTGCCAGCAGATGATTGTCAAGCTGAGCGGGGGCACAGCCATCGCCGCCTCCTAA